In Neoarius graeffei isolate fNeoGra1 chromosome 9, fNeoGra1.pri, whole genome shotgun sequence, one genomic interval encodes:
- the atp5po gene encoding ATP synthase subunit O, mitochondrial, with protein sequence MAALRLGLQVRQLSTSVVRPAAKLVKPPIQVYGVEGRYATALYSAASKQKNLEKVEQELGRVASLIKDPKLSSIVLNPHVKRSIKQKTVNDALNKAKLSPITINFINVLADNGRLTLTSDVITAFGKMMSAHRGEVTCSVTTAQPLDEANLAELKVALNGFLAKGETIKLETKCDPSILSGMIVSIGDKYVDMSTKSKIQKLTKLIRDT encoded by the exons ATGGCGGCGCTTAGACTGGGGCTGCAA GTTCGTCAGTTGAGCACGTCGGTGGTCCGACCGGCAGCAAAACTGGTGAAG CCCCCCATCCAGGTGTATGGAGTGGAGGGCCGTTATGCCACCGCTCTGTATTCTGCAGCCAGCAAGCAGAAGAATCTGGAAAAGGTGGAGCAAGAGCTGGGCCGTGTGGCT AGTCTGATTAAGGATCCCAAGTTGTCCAGCATTGTTTTGAATCCCCACGTCAAGCGCAGCATTAAACAGAAAACTGTCAATGATGCTTTGAACAAAGCCAAGCTCTCTCCAATCACAATCAACTTTATCA ATGTGCTGGCTGATAACGGCCGTCTGACCCTGACCTCTGATGTCATTACTGCTTTTGGTAAAATGATGAGTGCTCACAGAGGAGAGGTCACCTGCTCAGTCACTACTGCTCAG CCCTTGGATGAAGCTAACCTTGCTGAGTTGAAAGTAGCGCTCAACGGGTTTTTGGCAAAGGGAGAGACCATCAAGCTTGAGACCAAG TGTGATCCTTCCATTCTCAGTGGCATGATCGTCAGTATCGGTGATAAATATGTGGACATGTCCACGAAGTCAAAGATCCAGAAGCTCACCAAACTGATCAGGGACActtaa